Proteins from a single region of Acidobacteriota bacterium:
- a CDS encoding Rrf2 family transcriptional regulator, with the protein MFSTTSEYALRAIVAVVRANKESGVQARELARETGVPSSYLYKILATLRRSGILSGSRGSHGGYHLGREPHEIPLIDIVSLFEVVRTNKACLLSETQPCDDTNLCSAHQHWEHVQRTYLDFLTTKTIADLASPRSE; encoded by the coding sequence ATGTTCTCCACCACCTCGGAATATGCGTTGAGAGCGATCGTCGCCGTTGTCCGGGCGAACAAGGAGTCCGGCGTACAGGCTCGCGAGTTGGCTCGCGAGACCGGGGTCCCCTCGAGCTACCTGTACAAGATCCTCGCGACGTTGCGCCGCAGCGGGATCCTCTCCGGGTCGCGCGGCAGTCACGGGGGCTACCACCTCGGCCGCGAACCGCATGAGATCCCGCTGATCGATATCGTCTCGCTGTTCGAGGTGGTCCGCACGAACAAAGCGTGTCTGTTGAGCGAAACCCAACCCTGCGACGACACGAACCTCTGCAGCGCCCACCAACACTGGGAGCATGTGCAACGCACCTACCTGGATTTCCTCACTACGAAGACGATCGCCGATCTCGCATCACCAAGGAGTGAATGA